From Macaca mulatta isolate MMU2019108-1 chromosome 3, T2T-MMU8v2.0, whole genome shotgun sequence, the proteins below share one genomic window:
- the SON gene encoding protein SON isoform X3: MATNIEQIFRSFVVSKFREIQQELSSGRNEGQLNGETNTPIEGNQAGDAAASARSLPNEEIVQKIEEVLSGVLDTELRYKPDLKEASRKSRCVSVQTDPTDEIPTKKSKKHKKHKNKKKKKKKEKEKKYKRQPEESEAKTKSHHDGNIDLESDSFLKFDSEPSAMALELPTRAFGLSETNESPAVVLEPPVVSVEVPEPHILETLKPATKTAELSVASTSVISEQSEQSVAVTPEPSMTKILDSFAAAPVPTTTVVLKSSEPVVTMSVEYQMKSVLKSVESTSPEPSKIMLVEPPVAKVLEPSETLVVSSETPTEVYPEPSTSTTMDFPESSAIEALRLPEQPVDVPSEIADSSMTRPQELPELPKTTALELQESSVASAMELPGPPATSMPELQGPPVTPVPELPGPSATPVPELPGPLSTPVPELPGPPATAVPELPGPSVTPVPQLSQELPGLPAPSMGLEPPQEVPEPPVMAQELPGLPLVTAAVELPEQPAVTVAMELTEQPVTTTELEQPVGMTTVEHPGHPEVTTATGLLGQPEATMVLELPGQPVATTALELPGQPSVTGVPELPGLPSATRALELSGQPVATGALELPGPLMAAGALEFSGQSGAAGALELLGQPLATGVLELPGQPGAPELPGQPVATVALEISVQSVVTTSELSTMTVSQSLEVPSTTALESYNTVAQELPTTLVGETSVTVGVDPLMAPESHILASNTMETHILASNTMDSQMLASNTMDSQMLASNTMDSQMLASSTMDSQMLATSTMDSQMLATSSMDSQMLATSTMDSQMLATSSMDSQMLATSSMDSQMLATSSMDSQMLATSSMDSQMLATSTMDSQMLATSTMDSQMLATSSMDSQMLASGTMDSQMLASGTMDAQMLASGTMDAQMLASSTQDSAMLGSKSPDPYRLAQDPYRLAQDPYRLGHDPYRLGHDAYRLGQDPYRLGHDPYRLTPDPYRMSPRPYRIAPRSYRIAPRPYRLAPRPLMLASRRSMMMSYAAERSMMSSYERSMMSYERSMMSPMAERSMMSAYERSMMSAYERSMMSPMAERSMMSAYERSMMSAYERSMMSPMADRSMMSMGADRSMMSSYSAADRSMMSSYSAADRSMMSSYTADRSMMSMAADSYTDSYTDTYTEAYMVPPLPPEEPPTMPPLPPEEPPMTPPLPPEEPPEGPALPTEQSALTAENTWPAEVPSLPSEESVSQPEPPVSQSEISEPSAVPTDYSMSASDPSVLVSEATVTVPEPPPEPESSITSTPVESVVVAEEHEVVPERPVTCMVSETPTVSAEPTVVASEPPVLSETAETFESMRASGYVASEVSTSLLEPAVTTPVLAESILEPPDMAVPESSAMAVLESSAVTVLESSTVTVLESSTVTVLEPSVVTVPEPPVVAEPDYITIPVPVVSVLEPSVPVLEPAVSVLQPSMIVSEPSVSVQESTVTVSEPAVTVSEQTQVIPTEVAIESTPMILESSIMSSHVMKGINLPSGDQNLAPEIGMPEIPLHSGEEPRAEVHLKSDSYESEHGINIDLNINNHLIAKEMEHNTVCAASTSPVGEIGEEKILPTSETKQCTVLDNYPGVSEADAGETLSSTGSLALEPDATGTSKGIEFITTSTLSSVNKYDIDVSLTTQDTEHDMVISTSPSGGSEADIEGPLPAKDIHLDLPSNNNLVSKDTEEPLPVKESDQTLAALLSPKESSGGEKEVPPPPKETLSDSGFSANIEDINEADLVRPLLPKDMERLTSLRAGIEGPLLASDVGRDKSAASPVVSSMPERASESSSEEKDDYEIFVKVKDTHEKSKKNKNRDKGEKEKKRDSSLRSRSKRSKSSEHKSRKRTSESRSRARKRSSKSKSHRSQTRSRSRSRRRRRSSRSRSKSRGRRSVSKEKRKRSPKHRSKSRERKRKRSSSRDNRKTVRARSRTPSRRSRSHTPSRRRRSRSVGRRRSFSISPSRRSRTPSRRSRTPSRRSRTPSRRSRTPSRRSRTPSRRSRTPSRRRRSRSVVRRRSFSISPVRLRRSRTPLRRRFSRSPIRRKRSRSSERGRSPKRLTDLDKAQLLEIAKANAAAMCAKAGVPLPPNLKPAPPPTIEEKVAKKSGGATIEELTEKCKQIAQSKEDDDVIVNKPHVSDEEEEEPPFYHHPFKLSEPKPIFFNLNIAAAKPTPPKSQVTLTKEFPVSSGSQHRKKEADSVYGEWVPVEKNGEENKDDDNVFSSNLPSEGRVKRQGRVRRQMKQPAASHLTVTRCNSLCGTKPQSEKHRIAENSVITSLPNIGPSLHLWEGSPRYNYLASRFASRLYSSRFWW; the protein is encoded by the exons ATGGCGACCAACATCGAGCAGATTTTTAGGTCTTTCGTGGTCAGCAAATTCCGGGAAATTCAACAGGAGCTTTCCAG TGGAAGGAATGAAGGCCAGCTGAATGGTGAAACAAATACACCCATTGAAGGAAACCAGGCGGGTGATGCAGCTGCCTCTGCCAGGAGTCTACCAAATGAAGAAATAGTGCAGAAGATAGAGGAAGTACTTTCTGGGGTCTTAGATACAGAACTACGATATAAGCCAG ACTTGAAAGAGGCCTCCAGAAAAAGTAGATGTGTATCTGTACAAACAGATCCTACTGATGAAATTCCCactaaaaagtcaaagaagcataaaaagcataaaaacaaaaagaagaaaaagaagaaagagaaggaaaaaaaatacaaaagacagcCAGAAGAATCTGAGGCAAAGACGAAATCTCATCATGATGGGAACATAGATTTAGAATCTGATTCCTTTTTAAAGTTTGATTCTGAACCTTCAGCTATGGCGCTGGAGCTTCCTACAAGAGCATTTGGCCTGTCTGAGACCAATGAATCCCCTGCAGTTGTGCTAGAACCTCCTGTAGTATCAGTGGAGGTACCAGAGCCACACATCTTAGAAACTCTGAAGCCAGCTACAAAAACTGCAGAACTGTCAGTTGCATCTACATCAGTAATCTCAGAGCAGTCAGAGCAGTCTGTGGCAGTAACGCCAGAACCATCCATGACAAAGATTCTGGATTCCTTTGCAGCAGCACCAGTGCCTACTACAACAGTGGTGTTGAAGTCATCTGAGCCAGTCGTAACAATGTCAGTGGAGTATCAGATGAAGTCTGTGCTGAAATCTGTGGAGAGCACATCTCCAGAGCCATCCAAGATCATGTTGGTAGAGCCCCCAGTAGCAAAAGTGTTAGAGCCTTCAGAAACCCTTGTGGTATCATCAGAGACACCTACTGAGGTGTACCCTGAGCCAAGCACATCAACAACAATGGATTTTCCAGAGTCATCTGCAATTGAAGCGCTAAGATTGCCAGAGCAGCCTGTAGACGTACCATCGGAGATTGCAGATTCATCCATGACAAGACCGCAGGAGTTGCCGGAGCTGCCTAAGACCACAGCGTTGGAGCTGCAGGAGTCGTCGGTGGCCTCAGCGATGGAGTTGCCGGGGCCACCTGCGACCTCCATGCCGGAGTTGCAGGGGCCCCCTGTGACTCCAGTGCCGGAGTTACCTGGGCCCTCTGCTACCCCGGTGCCAGAGTTGCCAGGGCCCCTTTCTACCCCAGTGCCTGAGTTGCCAGGGCCCCCTGCGACAGCAGTGCCTGAGTTGCCAGGGCCCTCTGTGACACCAGTGCCACAGTTGTCGCAGGAATTGCCAGGGCTTCCAGCACCATCCATGGGGTTGGAGCCACCACAGGAGGTACCAGAGCCACCTGTGATGGCACAGGAGTTGCCAGGGCTGCCTTTGGTGACAGCAGCAGTAGAGTTGCCAGAGCAGCCTGCGGTAACAGTAGCAATGGAGTTGACCGAACAACCTGTGACGACGACAGAGTTGGAGCAGCCTGTGGGGATGACAACGGTGGAACATCCTGGGCATCCTGAGGTGACAACGGCAACAGGGTTGCTGGGGCAGCCTGAGGCAACGATGGTGCTGGAGTTGCCAGGACAGCCAGTGGCAACAACAGCGCTGGAGTTGCCGGGGCAGCCTTCGGTGACTGGGGTGCCAGAGTTGCCAGGGCTGCCTTCGGCAACTAGGGCACTGGAGTTGTCGGGGCAGCCTGTGGCAACTGGGGCACTAGAGTTGCCTGGGCCGCTCATGGCAGCTGGGGCACTGGAGTTCTCGGGGCAGTCTGGGGCAGCTGGAGCACTGGAGCTTTTGGGGCAGCCTCTGGCAACAGGGGTGCTGGAGTTGCCAGGGCAGCCTGGGGCGCCAGAGTTGCCTGGGCAGCCTGTGGCAACTGTGGCGCTGGAGATCTCTGTTCAGTCTGTGGTGACAACATCGGAGCTGTCAACGATGACCGTGTCGCAGTCCCTGGAGGTGCCCTCGACGACAGCGCTGGAATCCTATAATACGGTAGCACAGGAGCTGCCTACTACATTAGTGGGGGAGACTTCTGTAACAGTAGGAGTGGATCCCTTGATGGCCCCAGAATCCCATATATTAGCTTCTAACACCATGGAGACCCATATATTAGCATCCAACACCATGGACTCCCAAATGCTAGCGTCCAACACCATGGACTCCCAGATGCTAGCATCCAACACCATGGACTCCCAGATGTTAGCGTCTAGCACCATGGACTCCCAGATGTTAGCAACTAGTACCATGGACTCCCAAATGTTAGCAACTAGCTCCATGGACTCCCAGATGTTAGCAACTAGCACTATGGACTCCCAGATGTTAGCAACCAGTTCCATGGACTCCCAGATGTTAGCAACCAGCTCCATGGACTCCCAGATGTTAGCAACCAGCTCCATGGACTCCCAGATGTTAGCAACCAGCTCCATGGACTCCCAGATGTTAGCAACCAGCACCATGGATTCTCAGATGTTAGCAACCAGCACCATGGACTCCCAGATGTTAGCAACTAGCTCAATGGATTCCCAGATGTTAGCATCTGGCACTATGGACTCTCAAATGTTAGCTTCTGGCACCATGGATGCTCAGATGTTAGCGTCTGGTACCATGGATGCCCAGATGTTAGCATCTAGTACCCAAGATTCTGCTATGTTGGGTTCAAAATCTCCTGATCCCTATAGGTTAGCTCAGGATCCTTACAGGTTAGCTCAGGATCCCTATAGGTTGGGCCATGACCCCTATAGATTAGGTCATGATGCTTACAGGTTAGGACAGGACCCTTATAGATTAGGCCATGATCCCTACAGACTAACTCCTGATCCCTATAGGATGTCACCTAGACCCTATAGGATAGCACCCAGGTCCTATAGAATAGCACCCAGGCCATATAGGTTAGCACCTAGACCCCTGATGTTAGCATCTAGACGTTCTATGATGATGTCCTATGCTGCAGAACGTTCCATGATGTCATCTTACGAACGCTCTATGATGTCTTATGAGCGGTCTATGATGTCCCCTATGGCTGAGCGCTCTATGATGTCAGCCTACGAGCGCTCTATGATGTCAGCCTATGAGCGCTCTATGATGTCCCCTATGGCTGAGCGCTCTATGATGTCAGCTTATGAACGCTCTATGATGTCAGCTTATGAACGCTCCATGATGTCCCCAATGGCTGATCGATCTATGATGTCCATGGGTGCCGACCGGTCTATGATGTCGTCATACTCTGCTGCTGACCGGTCTATGATGTCATCGTACTCTGCAGCTGACCGATCTATGATGTCATCTTATACTGCTGATCGTTCAATGATGTCTATGGCTGCTGATTCTTACACCGATTCTTACACTGACACATATACAGAGGCATATATGGTGCCACCTTTGCCTCCTGAAGAGCCCCCCACAATGCCACCGTTGCCACCTGAGGAGCCACCAATGACACCACCGTTGCCTCCTGAGGAACCACCAGAGGGTCCAGCATTGCCCACTGAGCAGTCAGCATTAACAGCTGAAAATACGTGGCCTGCAGAGGTGCCATCATTACCTTCTGAAGAGTCTGTATCGCAGCCTGAGCCTCCTGTGAGTCAAAGTGAGATTTCAGAGCCTTCAGCAGTGCCTACTGATTATTCAATGTCAGCATCAGATCCCTCAGTTTTAGTATCAGAGGCTACTGTGACTGTTCCAGAACCACCGCCAGAGCCAGAATCTTCAATTACATCAACACCTGTAGAGTCTGTGGTAGTAGCAGAAGAACATGAAGTTGTTCCAGAGAGACCAGTGACTTGTATGGTGTCTGAAACTCCCACAGTGTCAGCTGAACCAACTGTGGTAGCATCAGAGCCTCCTGTTTTGTCAGAGACAGCAGAAACATTTGAATCCATGAGAGCCTCAGGATATGTTGCCTCAGAGGTATCTACATCCTTGTTGGAGCCAGCAGTAACTACTCCAGTGCTGGCAGAGAGCATTCTGGAGCCTCCAGACATGGCTGTCCCAGAGTCTTCGGCTATGGCTGTCCTGGAGTCTTCGGCTGTGACCGTCCTGGAGTCTTCAACTGTGACCGTCCTGGAGTCTTCGACTGTGACTGTCCTGGAGCCTTCGGTTGTGACTGTCCCGGAGCCTCCTGTTGTGGCTGAGCCAGACTATATTACCATTCCTGTGCCAGTTGTTTCTGTGCTGGAGCCTTCTGTGCCTGTCTTGGAACCAGCGGTGTCAGTCCTTCAACCTTCTATGATTGTTTCAGAACCATCTGTTTCTGTCCAGGAGTCTACTGTgacagtttcagagcctgctgtcACTGTCTCAGAGCAGACTCAAGTAATACCAACTGAGGTGGCTATAGAGTCCACACCAATGATACTGGAATCTAGTATCATGTCATCACATGTTATGAAAGGAATTAATCTACCCTCTGGTGATCAAAATCTTGCTCCAGAGATTGGCATGCCGGAGATTCCTTTGCATTCAGGTGAAGAGCCACGTGCTGAGGTACACCTGAAAAGTGACTCTTATGAAAGTGAACATGGTATAAATATAGACCTTAATATAAATAATCATTTAATTGCTAAAGAAATGGAACATAATACAGTGTGTGCTGCTAGTACTAGTCCTGTTGGGGAAATTGGTGAAGAGAAAATTTTGCCCACCAGTGAGACTAAACAGTGCACAGTATTGGATAACTACCCTGGTGTTAGtgaagctgatgcaggagaaaCTCTATCTTCTACTGGTTCTCTTGCTCTGGAACCTGATGCAACAGGAACTAGTAAGGGTATTGAATTTATCACAACATCTACTCTCAGTTCAGTTAATAAATATGATATTGATGTATCTTTAACTACTCAAGATACTGAACATGACATGGTAATTTCTACCAGTCCTAGTGGTGGTAGTGAAGCTGACATTGAAGGGCCTTTGCCTGCTAAAGATATTCATCTTGATTTACCATCTAATAATAACCTTGTTAGTAAGGATACAGAAGAACCATTACCTGTAAAAGAGAGTGACCAGACGTTAGCAGCTCTGCTCAGCCCTAAAGAAAGTagtggaggagaaaaagaagtacCTCCCCCTCCTAAAGAGACACTGTCTGATTCAGGATTTTCTGCCAATATTGAGGATATTAATGAAGCAGATTTAGTGAGACCATTACTTCCTAAGGACATGGAACGTCTTACAAGCCTTAGAGCTGGCATTGAAGGACCTTTACTTGCAAGTGATGTTGGACGTGACAAATCTGCTGCCAGCCCGGTTGTAAGTAGTATGCCAGAAAGAGCTTCAGAGTCGTCTTCAGAGGAAAAAGATGATTATGAAATTTTTGTAAAAGTTAAGGACACTcatgaaaaaagcaagaaaaataagaacCGTGATAAGggtgagaaagagaagaaaagagactcTTCATTAAGATCTCGAAGTAAGCGTTCCAAGTCTTCTGAACACAAATCACGCAAGCGTACCAGTGAATCTCGTTCTCGGGCAAGGAAGAGATCATCTAAGTCCAAGTCTCATCGCTCTCAAACACGTTCACGGTCACGTTCAAGACgcaggaggaggagcagcagaTCAAGATCAAAGTCTAGAGGAAGACGATCTGTATCAAAAGAGAAGCGCAAAAGGTCTCCAAAGCACAGATCCAAGTctagggaaaggaaaagaaaaagatcaagCTCCAGGGATAACCGAAAGACAGTTAGAGCTCGAAGTCGAACCCCAAGTCGCCGGAGTCGGAGTCATACTCCAAGTCGTCGACGAAGGTCTAGATCTGTGGGTAGGAGAAGGAGCTTTAGCATTTCCCCAAGCCGCCGGAGCCGCACCCCAAGCCGCCGCAGCCGTACCCCCAGCCGCCGGAGCCGCACCCCCAGCCGTCGAAGCCGTACCCCCAGCCGCCGGAGCCGCACCCCCAGTCGTCGGAGCCGCACCCCAAGCCGCCGGAGAAGATCGAGGTCTGTGGTAAGACGACGAAGCTTCAGTATCTCACCAGTCAGATTAAGGCGATCAAGAACACCCTTGAGAAGAAGGTTTAGCAGATCTCCCATCCGTCGTAAAAGATCCAGGTCTTCTGAACGAGGCAGATCACCCAAACGTCTGACAGATTTGG ATAAGGCTCAATTACTTGAAATAGCCAAAGCTAATGCAGCTGCCATGTGTGCTAAGGCTGGTGTCCCTTTACCGCCAAACCTAAAGCCTGCACCTCCACCTACTATAGAAGAGAAAGTTGCTAAAAAGTCAGGAGGAGCTACTATAGAAGAACTAACTGAG aaatgtaaacagATCGCACAGAGTAAAGAAGATGATGATGTAATAGTGAATAAACCTCATGTTTCggatgaagaggaagaagaaccTCCTTTTTATCATCATCCCTTTAAACTCAGTGAACCCAAACCTATTTTTTTCAATCTGAAT attgcTGCAGCAAAACCAACTCCACCAAAAAGCCAGGTAACATTAACAAAAGAATTCCCTGTATCATCTGGATCTCAACATCGGAAAAAAGAAGCGGATAGTGTTTATGGAGAATGGGTTCCTGTAGAGAAAAATggtgaagaaaacaaagatgatgATAATGTTTTCAGCAGCAATTTGCCCTCAGAG GGCCGGGTTAAACGGCAGGGCCGGGTTAGACGACAGATGAAACAACCCGCAGCTTCTCATTTGACAGTAACTCGATGCAATTCACTTTGTGGAACCAAGCCACAAAGTGAAAAGCATCGAATTGCAGAGAACAGTGTTATCACATCCCTACCCAACATTGGGCCCTCCCTGCACTTGTGGGAAGGTAGTCCAAGGTACAACTATTTAGCTTCCCGATTTGCTTCAAGGCTCTATAGCTCTAGATTTTGGTGGTAG